In Nerophis lumbriciformis linkage group LG04, RoL_Nlum_v2.1, whole genome shotgun sequence, a single window of DNA contains:
- the LOC133596096 gene encoding uncharacterized protein isoform X1 → MGCSSSSAQNIDQEKRPATKPEESNGDTVAVRNGVITETIQDQTLLPACALADDLQLEADDGEKAVLMAIEAEEDLGSGEDLLALPQPQPEPVNVEERDLVAGKEEEEAPTVVEEEHVMVESLCEASVEIPAVEGVDMEQAVENVKEMKAGVDAETGKTDAPELESVEEELKSQVEVVEPVQAVEQTIPSETSPEEPPVKPVVPVTQESVIDVPADKSSPFDVLMDSSLQIPTSEIPVGTPAPHEVVPSKTIPSEASTTESSAPSEAVESVIHTGIAVASIPEMPPSFEVTDDTKAEQQHGNEEHNKALMMPSENSTQAETTNATFDQRPAAVAEKTDLKVLVSSPLLSETKTKDILKDEPTSETSPCSGQSDAAVVVPAPEPTQTDSEVTLAPVAAGQVCKSLSEGKGPSPE, encoded by the exons CTGTTAGAAATGGCGTCATTACAGAAACCATCCAGGACCAGACACTGTTGCCTGCGTGTGCCTTAGCAGATGATCTTCAACTGGAAGCTGATGATGGGGAAAAGGCTGTGTTGATGGCAATTGAGGCTGAAGAGGATCTGGGGTCTGGGGAAGACCTGTTGGCTCTTCCTCAGCCACAACCAGAACCCGTCAACGTTGAAGAGCGGGATTTGGTTgctggaaaagaagaagaagaagcccccacTGTCGTGGAAGAGGAACATGTGATGGTCGAATCTCTTTGTGAGGCGTCAGTGGAGATTCCTGCCGTGGAAGGTGTTGACATGGAGCAGGCTGTAGAAAATGTTAAAGAGATGAAGGCTGGGGTCGATGCTGAAACAGGAAAGACAGATGCTCCTGAACTAGAATCTGTTGAAGAAGAGCTAAAGTCTCAGGTAGAAGTTGTTGAACCAGTGCAGGCTGTAGAGCAGACTATCCCAAGCGAGACTTCTCCTGAGGAGCCTCCTGTCAAACCTGTGGTGCCAGTCACACAGGAGTCAGTAATTGATGTCCCTGCTGATAAGTCTTCTCCTTTTGACGTGTTGATGGATAGTTCTCTACAAATTCCAACCTCAGAAATACCAGTTGGAACTCCTGCTCCACATGAGGTGGTACCCAGTAAAACAATACCAAGTGAAGCTTCTACCACTGAATCTTCAGCTCCCAGTGAAGCTGTGGAATCTGTAATACATACAGGGATCGCAGTGGCATCCATTCCAGAGATGCCTCCTTCATTTGAAGTGACAGATGATACAAAAGCAGAGCAACAACATGGGAATGAAGAGCACAACAAAGCTCTTATGATGCCCTCAGAAAATTCCACACAAGCAGAAACCACCAATGCTACCTTTGATCAGAGGCCTGCAGCAGTAGCTGAAAAAACAGACTTGAAAGTCCTGGTATCTTCACCATTGCTttccgaaaccaaaacaaaggaCATTTTAAAAGATGAACCAACTTCTGAAACATCTCCATGTTCAGGGCAGAGCGATGCTGCCGTAGTGGTTCCTGCACCTGAGCCTACACAAACAGACTCTGAAGTCACTTTGGCACCAGTTGCTGCTGGTCAAGTCTGCAAATCCTTGTCAGAAG GCAAAGGACCTTCTCCAGAATAG
- the LOC133596096 gene encoding uncharacterized protein isoform X2 — protein sequence MGCSSSSAQNIDQEKRPATKPEESNGDTVADDLQLEADDGEKAVLMAIEAEEDLGSGEDLLALPQPQPEPVNVEERDLVAGKEEEEAPTVVEEEHVMVESLCEASVEIPAVEGVDMEQAVENVKEMKAGVDAETGKTDAPELESVEEELKSQVEVVEPVQAVEQTIPSETSPEEPPVKPVVPVTQESVIDVPADKSSPFDVLMDSSLQIPTSEIPVGTPAPHEVVPSKTIPSEASTTESSAPSEAVESVIHTGIAVASIPEMPPSFEVTDDTKAEQQHGNEEHNKALMMPSENSTQAETTNATFDQRPAAVAEKTDLKVLVSSPLLSETKTKDILKDEPTSETSPCSGQSDAAVVVPAPEPTQTDSEVTLAPVAAGQVCKSLSEGKGPSPE from the exons CAGATGATCTTCAACTGGAAGCTGATGATGGGGAAAAGGCTGTGTTGATGGCAATTGAGGCTGAAGAGGATCTGGGGTCTGGGGAAGACCTGTTGGCTCTTCCTCAGCCACAACCAGAACCCGTCAACGTTGAAGAGCGGGATTTGGTTgctggaaaagaagaagaagaagcccccacTGTCGTGGAAGAGGAACATGTGATGGTCGAATCTCTTTGTGAGGCGTCAGTGGAGATTCCTGCCGTGGAAGGTGTTGACATGGAGCAGGCTGTAGAAAATGTTAAAGAGATGAAGGCTGGGGTCGATGCTGAAACAGGAAAGACAGATGCTCCTGAACTAGAATCTGTTGAAGAAGAGCTAAAGTCTCAGGTAGAAGTTGTTGAACCAGTGCAGGCTGTAGAGCAGACTATCCCAAGCGAGACTTCTCCTGAGGAGCCTCCTGTCAAACCTGTGGTGCCAGTCACACAGGAGTCAGTAATTGATGTCCCTGCTGATAAGTCTTCTCCTTTTGACGTGTTGATGGATAGTTCTCTACAAATTCCAACCTCAGAAATACCAGTTGGAACTCCTGCTCCACATGAGGTGGTACCCAGTAAAACAATACCAAGTGAAGCTTCTACCACTGAATCTTCAGCTCCCAGTGAAGCTGTGGAATCTGTAATACATACAGGGATCGCAGTGGCATCCATTCCAGAGATGCCTCCTTCATTTGAAGTGACAGATGATACAAAAGCAGAGCAACAACATGGGAATGAAGAGCACAACAAAGCTCTTATGATGCCCTCAGAAAATTCCACACAAGCAGAAACCACCAATGCTACCTTTGATCAGAGGCCTGCAGCAGTAGCTGAAAAAACAGACTTGAAAGTCCTGGTATCTTCACCATTGCTttccgaaaccaaaacaaaggaCATTTTAAAAGATGAACCAACTTCTGAAACATCTCCATGTTCAGGGCAGAGCGATGCTGCCGTAGTGGTTCCTGCACCTGAGCCTACACAAACAGACTCTGAAGTCACTTTGGCACCAGTTGCTGCTGGTCAAGTCTGCAAATCCTTGTCAGAAG GCAAAGGACCTTCTCCAGAATAG
- the pop1 gene encoding ribonucleases P/MRP protein subunit POP1: MSAAKVKMRQKKMRNQPANVQYSSTPVDAQGSKESNGGDGDGPSGQDPSSDRKKSNRQKGGWVRGHQKDGGGYADKMPLHITAGFFANARAAEVSAMLKAVTKTTGSCNIFGALPRHMRRRAMSHNTKRLPCRLREMAIRMREKCLQASSKGKKEQNKTKSRKARRRHGNLLLEFNRRQRKNVWLETHIWHAKRFHMVKKWGYCLGDRPTLKCYRPCYRAMSTHCLLQDLSYYCCIELQGEEDKLLELLSQLTSKEAGPTFAQRLSLSGQRQGSVVLYRAGQFPSQPLGPVTFLWRPRAQASNHRQLWIWAHPTLKMDILPELQSVCQCHEAVLLPPVPLVTGAEVVSPMESVNPEAQPVLGTKRKQSRKDTSGPPAKKILGDGTRPPNTPLTWISTSTGIVINDLTMEIVRYRLIGPQSHTVLIDALEAATDCDELSKSQPSCLWWPDHCKDKRKMHLHQQQTDVFHTLKDIYSTTELPPGTVLGLTVDDPRLTIPPKRVKALPCAKEAEEVDEKKRKEMSLCGVPEHCCQSFLWEQSVRNNVTDNKISEQELNRMRSEVLVPGSRLTPTPLQGRIPILLVHQPGKQVGHEMNSWGAGWDLLLPKGWGMAFWIPLVYRGVRIGGLKMSLTHSRNKGAPHFPHDYPDCPAGARFQEEQESMLLEKFKRHPSAKRSNYIKHGCLAPFCCPWQQLAEEWDLIGNEAAARKGASQTESTSVIESEMTSPPTLFTVLRNMKSLRLLSAWCIPSSSKGQRSCRGREMAPLDHAARLTFLARHGMSVVWVRLSLLSKGRPDLHALVSAPTSEDLKLLSKGPGSSGPQERLHQDTFKSTIKRSKKRTKKDVRSPALPESRDVASDCDPVPGVWPNPLPNVTSHCSRVTLGWVTQGDFSLSAGCGEALGFVSVSALIHTLISQPLEQRGTLLLRNPSSLHYRFAKVNIEV, translated from the exons ATGTCTGCTGCTAAAGTGAAAATGCGTCAGAAGAAAATGAGAAACCAGCCCGCCAACGTGCAGTATTCTTCCACGCCGGTTGATGCGCAGGGAAGCAAAGAGTCCAATG GTGGCGATGGTGATGGACCTTCTGGCCAAGATCCATCCTCAGACAGAAAGAAGAGCAATCGCCAAAAGGGTGGGTGGGTCCGTGGACACCAGAAAGATGGTGGAGGCTATGCTGACAAGATGCCTCTGCATATTACTG CTGGATTCTTTGCTAATGCCAGGGCAGCAGAGGTAAGTGCAATGCTGAAAGCTGTTACCAAGACAACAGGCAGCTGTAATATATTTGGAGCACTACCGAGGCACATGAGGAGACGAGCAATGAGCCACAACACCAAGCGCCTCCCTTGCAGGCTAAGAGAGATGGCCATCCGAATG CGAGAGAAATGCCTGCAGGCCAGCTCCAAAGGAAAGAAAGAGCAGAATAAGACAAAGAGCCGCAAAGCTCGCCGCCGACATGGAAATCTGCTGCTGGAGTTCAATAGGCGGCAGAGAAAAAATGTTTGGCTGGAGACACACATTTGGCATGCCAAGCGATTCCACATGGTGAAAAAGTGGGGCTACTGCCTTGGAGATAGGCCTACATTAAAATGCTACCGCCCCTGCTACAGAGCCATGAGCACCCATTGTCTACTCCAG GACCTGTCATACTACTGCTGCATCGAGCTCCAGGGAGAGGAAGACAAGCTGCTGGAATTGCTGTCACAATTGACCAGCAAAGAGGCTG GTCCTACATTTGCACAAAGATTGAGTTTGTCAGGACAAAGACAGGGCAGCGTGGTGCTGTACAGGGCAGGTCAGTTCCCCTCGCAGCCCCTGGGCCCTGTTACATTCTTGTGGAGACCCCGTGCACAGGCCTCAAATCACAGGCAACTGTGGATCTGGGCTCATCCCACTCTTAAAATG GACATCCTGCCTGAATTACAAAGTGTGTGCCAGTGTCATGAGGCTGTGCTCCTGCCGCCTGTGCCACTAGTGACGGGCGCAGAGGTTGTCTCCCCCATGGAATCTGTAAACCCTGAAGCCCAACCGGTACTTGGAACTAAGAGGAAGCAAAGCCGTAAGGATACCAGTGGACCTCCTGCTAAAAAGATTCTCGGTGATGGAACCAGACCGCCCAACACCCCTCTAACTTGGATTTCCACTTCTACTGGAATAGTGATAAA TGATCTCACAATGGAGATTGTACGGTATCGACTGATTGGACCTCAGTCTCATACTGTGCTCATAGATGCCTTGGAAGCTGCAACAGATTGTGAT gaaTTAAGCAAATCACAGCCTTCCTGCCTCTGGTGGCCTGACCACTGTAAGGATAAACGCAAGATGCATCTGCATCAGCAACAAACTGATGTCTTTCACACACTAAAAG ACATCTACTCGACCACAGAGCTGCCCCCAGGCACAGTGCTGGGGCTGACAGTCGATGACCCCAGGCTGACGATACCACCAAAGAGGGTTAAAGCGTTGCCCTGTGCGAAGGAAGCAGAAG AGGTGGATGAGAAAAAGAGAAAGGAAATGTCCTTGTGTGGTGTACCAGAACACTGTTGTCAGAGCTTCCTGTGGGAACAGTCTGTGCGCAACAATGTTACTGACAATAAAATCTCAGAACAG GAGCTGAACCGCATGAGGAGCGAAGTCCTTGTCCCTGGTTCCAGGCTTACTCCCACTCCTCTGCAGGGTCGAATCCCCATCCTGCTGGTTCACCAGCCTGGCAAGCAGGTGGGACATGAGATGAACTCCTGGGGTGCTGGATGGGACCTGCTACTTCCTAAAGGCTGGGGCATGGCATTCTGGATCCCACTG GTGTACCGAGGAGTGCGCATTGGTGGGTTAAAAATGAGTCTGACACACTCTCGGAATAAAGGTGCCCCCCACTTCCCCCATGACTACCCAGACTGCCCCGCAGGAGCTCGTTTCCAGGAGGAGCAGGAGTCCATGCTGCTTGAAAAGTTTAAAAG ACATCCGTCTGCCAAAAGAAGCAATTACATTAAACATGGCTGCCTGGCCCCATTCTGTTGCCCTTGGCAACAGCTGGCTGAGGAGTGGGATCTTATCGGAAATGAGGCGGCGGCGAGGAAAGGAGCCAGTCAGACTGAAAGCACATCAGTGATAGAGTCGGAGATGACATCACCTCCTACACTCTTCACTGTCCTCAG AAACATGAAGTCACTGAGGCTGCTGTCCGCTTGGTGCATACCCTCTTCATCCAAAGGTCAAAGGTCGTGCCGTGGGAGGGAAATGGCGCCTCTGGACCACGCGGCCAGGCTGACTTTCCTAGCGAGACACGGGATGAGTGTGGTGTGGGTCCGTCTGTCACTGCTATCCAAGGGCCGACCAGACCTCCATGCGCTGGTTAGTGCGCCCACATCAGAGGACCTGAAGCTGCTCAGCAAAGGTCCCGGCAGCAGCGGGCCTCAGGAGCGCCTCCACCAGGACACTTTTAAAAGTACAATCAAGCGCAGTAAGAAACGTACCAAGAAGGATGTTCGGTCTCCTGCTCTGCCCGAGAGTCGAGACGTGGCCTCGGACTGTGACCCGGTGCCAGGAGTGTGGCCCAACCCGCTGCCAAACGTCACCTCTCACTGCTCCCGGGTGACGCTGGGCTGGGTGACCCAGGGCGACTTCTCCCTGTCAGCAGGATGTGGCGAGGCTTTGGGCTTTGTGAGCGTCAGCGCGCTCATTCACACCCTCATCAGTCAGCCGCTGGAACAGCGAGGAACACTTCTGCTACGCAACCCGTCGTCTCTCCACTACCGCTTTGCTAAAGTCAACATCGAAGTTTGA